TGAAGCCGTCGAGGGTGCCGTTGCGCAGCCGGTTCACCCATGCGGGATCTGCCAGCAGCGCACGGCCCAGAGCGGCGATATCGAACTCGCCGGCGTCGAAGTGTGCGACCAGGCGATCGGCGGACTCGGGCTCGATCACCTGACCTGGTGTCTCGCTTCGGAACTGGGTCTGTAGCCCCACCGAACCGACTGCGATGACCGGCGATCCGGTCACCTTCTTGGTCCAGCCTGCCAAGCTCAGTTCACTGTCCGCTCCGGGGAACGCGGGCACGTAGTGCCTGCGGGTCGACGGGTGGAAGACGTCCACACCGGCAGCGACCAGCGGGGCCAGCAGATCTTTGAGCTGATCGGGATCGTCGGCGATGGACGCCGCGTAGTCGGTGCCCTTCCACTGTGAGAAGCGGAAGATGATCGGATAATCCTGGCCCACCGCAGCACGCACCGCTGCGATTACTTCGCCGGGAAAGCGAGTTCTCGCCGCCAGTGACCCGCCGTACTCGTCGGTCCTCAGATTTGTTTTCTCCCAGAGGAATTCGTCAAGAAGGTAACCGTGCGCACCGTGCAGCTCGACCGCGTCGAAGCCGAGTTCGCGCGCGGAGGCGGCGGCGTCGGCGAAGTGTTCGGCCACCTGGCCCAGCTCATCGCGTTCCAGCGCTCGGCCTTTCGGTTTGCCGAGGCCGTCGATCCCGGATGGGCTGACCGTGACCACACCGTCGGAGTCGTTGCGTTCGGCACCCTGATGCCACAGTTGCGCGGCGATCGTCGAGCCCTCCTGGTGTACCGCGTCGACGACGCGTGTCCAGCCGGCCAGCACGTCATCGCCCGCAATGGTCGGAATCGACGCCGGATAGCCCGCTGCGGGGTCGGCCAGCCTGACCCCTTCGGTGATGATGAGACCGACACCACCGGCGGCGCGCCTGCGGTAGTACTCCGCGACATCAACGCCGGGGACTCCACCGGGTGAGGCCTGACGGGTCATCGGCGCCATCGCGAAGCGGTTGGGCACCGTGAGCGAGCGAACGGTCAGCGGTCGGAAGAGGTCTTCGATGGACACGGATCAATACAACCCGAAGGCCGGTCAGAAAAATCCCGATGTCGGACAGTGGATGTACCGTTGTCACCATGTTCGAAAGTTTGTTCGAGATCAATCCTGGGGCTTCCGAGGAGGAGCTCCGGATTCTGGTCGAGCGCTGCGAACAGTTGAAGTCTCAGGCTGCGGCGGTGCAGGCCCGGGCGACCGCGTTGTGGGCCGAGAAGCGGGCCTGCGCTGAACGCGAGCGTGGAGTCTCTCGAGCGCGGCGGGGGAAGGGCTTGGTCACCGAGATCGCACTGGCCCGCCATGACGGTCCGGTCAAAGGCAACACCCATCTCGGGGTGGCCAACGCCTTGGTGCATGAGATGCCGCACACCCTGGCCGCATTGGAGTCCGGCGTGCTGTCCGAGTATCGGGCCACGCTGATCGTGCGGGAGTCGGCCTGCCTGAGCGTGAGAGACCGCCGCACGTTGGATGCAGAATTATGCGCCGAGTCGTCCCGTTTGGTCGGCTGGGGCAATAGCCGAATCGAAGCCGAAGCCAAGAAGATCACCGCCCGCCTGGACGCCGCTGCGGTGGTGGAGCGCAACAACAAAGCCGCCGCCAGTCGCTGTGTCACGACCCGTCCGGCACCCAACGGCATGGTCTATGTGACCTTCCTGATGCCACTAGCACAGGGCGTCGGCATGTACGCCGCACTCAAGCGGGAGGCCGACGTGACCGGCGACGGACGTTCCCGGGGCCAGGTGATGACCGACATCGCCTACGAACGCGTCACCGGCCGATCCGTTGCCGAACCCGTCTCCATGGCGCTGAACGTGGTGATGTCTGACATCACCCTCTTCGGAGGCGATGACTGTCCCGGCGCCATCGCCGGCTACGGGCCGGTCCCCGCGAACATCGTTCGGCACCTGCTCGACGCAGCGATCGCCGACGAGAACGCCAAGACCACCCTGCGCCGGTTATACCGGCATCCCACCAGCGGGCAGTTGGTGGCGATGGAGTCCCGGGCCCGAACTTTTCCGAAAGGCCTCGCAAACTTCATCGGGCTGCGGGACCAAACGTGTCGTACCCCGTACTGCAATGCCCCGATCCGCCATCGCGACCACGCCACACCGGACCGTGGCGGTGGAAAAACCAACGCCGACAACGGACTCGGGCTCTGCGAAGCCTGCAATTACGCCAAAGAAGCCGAAGGTTGGACGGTCACCACCAGCGACCACGACGGGGTTCACACCGCGCTGTTCGTCACACCCACCCACGCGCGGTACTACTCGATCGCCCCGCCGGCGCCGGGTTCACCCATCACCCGGCGCAGTATCACCGAAGACCAGATCAGCATCGACCTGGCCACCTTCAGGGCTGCCTAGAGAGCCGACGCCGCTTAGTGTGCCAGCAACAGGATGAGTTGCAGTTGCAGCTCGCCGCACAGGAAGCCGAGGGCGGAGCCCAGCACCACGATGATCCATTCGTCGTCCTTGAACGCCGGCCGCAGCAGATTCTCATACGACGCCGAATCCAGTTCGTCCATCTTGGAGACCATCACGTTCTCCAGGTCGAGTCGGCCGGCCGCGTACTCCTCGATGTAGGAGGAGGTCTCCGGCAGCTTCTCGATGATCGAGTTCGCGATCTGGACCTTCATCTCCTGGTACTGGCGACCGCCCAGGACGTTGATGACCCGGCCCGCGAAGCCCATCTGGTCGTCGATGGTGCGGCCGATCTCGGCCTGGATGATGTCGAAGAACTTGTCCGACATCGGGCCGGTGAGCAGGCTCTCCATGATGGCCTTCGGGGTGAAGATCTCCCGTGCCATCAGCGCGGCGTACCCGCGGATGACCTCCTTGCGGTGCGCCTGGAACACCCCCTGCCACTTGATGCCGAGGAAGATGTTCTTGCGCTCCAGCGGCCGGAAGATCATCTGCAGGGCCACCCAGTCGGTGAGGCCACCGGTGATCAGACCGAACAGCGGCAACGCCAGATGCCAACCGGTGACGCCGAAGACCAGCATCTGGACCAGGCCGATGATGAACCCGAAGTACAGGCCGGACTTGATCAGGAATTTGAACGCCGGCCGGCCGATGTCCTGGAACACCGCGTTGAGAGTGTGCTTGTCGCGGACCAGGTTGGTCACGACCATGTGCTTGATGTCGAAGATCTGGTCGACCTGCCCGCGGAACTCCTCGAACATGCCGCGCGCCGCCGTCGGGATGCGGCCCTCGACGTTGTCGATGATCAGCTTCTTCACCGGGTCGGGGGTGGCCCGCCACACCTGCGGCTGGAACGCCATCATGATGGTGTCGACGAGTTCCTCGGACGCCTCGCGCAGCGGTCCGCCGAGTTCCTTCACCAGCTCGTCCGGGTCGATCTTGTCGAACAGTTCCTCTGGCTTCAGAATGCCCGAGGTCAACGAATCGACCGCCACCGCAGCCATTTTCGGTGCCCGCTTGGGGATCTGCCCCTGCCAGCCAAGGTAGGGCTTGATGCCCTTGAACTCGACGGGATGGAACATCATCTTCAGCGCGAGGATCTTGGTGATCCAGCCGACGAAGGCCGCCCCGAACGGGATGGTGATGTACACCCACAGTGGGTAGGAGAAGGCGTTCTCCCAGAACTCGTTCACTTGGCCGCCTCCCATAGTTCTTGCCCGAGGTCACTGATGCGCACGGTGCGCCGGACGACCCGTGCCGCCCGGACGCCGCGGCGCGCGGTGGCCAGTGCGATGTTCACCACCGAGTCGGTCAGCAACATCTCGTACTCGTCGTACATGGATGTGGCCTCCGGCCCGATCCGGACCAGGCCCAGCCGGAGCATCCTGGTCAGATACAGCGGGGTGTAGCGGGGCAGGGACACTCCCGCCGACCGGCCCACCGTGGAGGCGTTCTTCAGCGCGTATGCGGACGCCCCGCCGGCTCCCGGTTCGGCGACGTGGATGACGGGGTAGGCAGACCCGTCGGACAGCGCGGCCAGAATCCGCGCCTCGTCGGGCACCAGCGATCCCAGCAGATCCAGGTACAGCGCGTCGCGGCTCCTGTCGGGACTCGAGTACATCGACCGGTCGAGCAGGGTGCGCAGCAGCTGATTCGGTGACGCTGCCTGCTCATCATCGTCTGCGGTCACCGCAGCGGGCGGGTCCAGATCGGTCAGGTGCTTGCGCATCACCCGCACCACGGCGCGCTCGGCGTCGGCCAGCAGGGGTAGCACGTCAGCGGCGAGCGGCGCCCGCTTGGCGACGCCGCCGAGAAGGGTCAACCCCCCGCCGATCAAACCCTCCAGATCCACGCGGCCCCTCGGTGTTCGGTCAGCAACTATTGCTAGCACCCTAGTGGTCGGCGGTTGCAGGCCCGCAACAATCCCC
This region of Mycolicibacterium diernhoferi genomic DNA includes:
- a CDS encoding Abi-alpha family protein — its product is MDLEGLIGGGLTLLGGVAKRAPLAADVLPLLADAERAVVRVMRKHLTDLDPPAAVTADDDEQAASPNQLLRTLLDRSMYSSPDRSRDALYLDLLGSLVPDEARILAALSDGSAYPVIHVAEPGAGGASAYALKNASTVGRSAGVSLPRYTPLYLTRMLRLGLVRIGPEATSMYDEYEMLLTDSVVNIALATARRGVRAARVVRRTVRISDLGQELWEAAK
- a CDS encoding HNH endonuclease yields the protein MFESLFEINPGASEEELRILVERCEQLKSQAAAVQARATALWAEKRACAERERGVSRARRGKGLVTEIALARHDGPVKGNTHLGVANALVHEMPHTLAALESGVLSEYRATLIVRESACLSVRDRRTLDAELCAESSRLVGWGNSRIEAEAKKITARLDAAAVVERNNKAAASRCVTTRPAPNGMVYVTFLMPLAQGVGMYAALKREADVTGDGRSRGQVMTDIAYERVTGRSVAEPVSMALNVVMSDITLFGGDDCPGAIAGYGPVPANIVRHLLDAAIADENAKTTLRRLYRHPTSGQLVAMESRARTFPKGLANFIGLRDQTCRTPYCNAPIRHRDHATPDRGGGKTNADNGLGLCEACNYAKEAEGWTVTTSDHDGVHTALFVTPTHARYYSIAPPAPGSPITRRSITEDQISIDLATFRAA
- a CDS encoding NADH:flavin oxidoreductase, which encodes MSIEDLFRPLTVRSLTVPNRFAMAPMTRQASPGGVPGVDVAEYYRRRAAGGVGLIITEGVRLADPAAGYPASIPTIAGDDVLAGWTRVVDAVHQEGSTIAAQLWHQGAERNDSDGVVTVSPSGIDGLGKPKGRALERDELGQVAEHFADAAASARELGFDAVELHGAHGYLLDEFLWEKTNLRTDEYGGSLAARTRFPGEVIAAVRAAVGQDYPIIFRFSQWKGTDYAASIADDPDQLKDLLAPLVAAGVDVFHPSTRRHYVPAFPGADSELSLAGWTKKVTGSPVIAVGSVGLQTQFRSETPGQVIEPESADRLVAHFDAGEFDIAALGRALLADPAWVNRLRNGTLDGFTGYEPEKALAALT
- a CDS encoding DUF445 domain-containing protein, producing MNEFWENAFSYPLWVYITIPFGAAFVGWITKILALKMMFHPVEFKGIKPYLGWQGQIPKRAPKMAAVAVDSLTSGILKPEELFDKIDPDELVKELGGPLREASEELVDTIMMAFQPQVWRATPDPVKKLIIDNVEGRIPTAARGMFEEFRGQVDQIFDIKHMVVTNLVRDKHTLNAVFQDIGRPAFKFLIKSGLYFGFIIGLVQMLVFGVTGWHLALPLFGLITGGLTDWVALQMIFRPLERKNIFLGIKWQGVFQAHRKEVIRGYAALMAREIFTPKAIMESLLTGPMSDKFFDIIQAEIGRTIDDQMGFAGRVINVLGGRQYQEMKVQIANSIIEKLPETSSYIEEYAAGRLDLENVMVSKMDELDSASYENLLRPAFKDDEWIIVVLGSALGFLCGELQLQLILLLAH